GAGCTAGCTCGCCGCCGGCAATCCATGCGTCGGAAAAAATGGAGTTTTAGTTACAaggtggaggggaggagaggaagagggagcaGAGAGCAGCTGCGGTGGAGCCTTTTTGGGCGCCGCAGCAGGCCATCGCAACCGCTAGCCGGAGAGCGGCGGCGACGGCCGGGGAACTAGTGTGGCAGGGAGCGCTCTAGCGGCGGTGGCGggatcgccccccccccccccccgagtcgCCCCTGTACGGACGACGCAGGTTGTTTTTCGACATTGCTCGAATTAGACTATTAGTAATGCAAGGGAGAAAATTGAATATTTGACACCCAATCTGGGCGCCTATGAACATTTGACATTCAATTCGCGTGTCGTTGGAAATTTAACACTCTGGCTGCGAATTCGTTGAAAACAGGtgttttctcctccttttctctatttaacatttttttcttttttcttttgctttCCAAGGCAACGTACCTTGGCCTTATCCATCCATTTCTTCTAAGAAACGAACGCATCTCTCTCTCCCGTACTCATTTTTCTTTGGCTCTGATTGTCACGCCGCCACCGCTGGGTGCCGAAAGAGGCACTGCCGCTAGCTAGGCGCGCACGGGGCCAGGCTGGGCGTGGGGCCGGTCGCCGGTGCTGGACGAGCCAGCCATGCGTGCGCGCGGACGGTCGCCGGTGCTAGCCAAAGCCCGTCGTCTTCGGCTCCGCCGCTGATGGAGGCCGTCGGTGCAGGCCAGAGGCGCCGCAATGGTCGAGCAACAGCAGGCCAAGGTACTTTGGTCATTCAGCGTTGCCTtggtgaaagtgcatttgccccctatgtgggttttggtgtattgatgacatccaaattagggactaatgtgatcttaatgagatatgttgcagctattagtcccatgaaagatttaaagagttgataaagatgaaatggtatccctcaattcttgaagttgtaaaggcggacgaattcaaaatgatctccaaaggttttaattttgtttttgagtttagaatctgccgcactataaagagggatgcaagtttagttggtctgaggaagatagagtgctcaagcatttaaataaaatcaaaaggagtcactctagcacttcacgagcacatagaataattttctgtgactttcggtgtcggaagtcccgacctaagccaggagtcccggcacctatgcttctgactgctcgctgtctgtgcacgtcggaagtcccgacgctcgtcgggagttccgaccatcggaagtcccgacgttcgctggGAGTTctgacactgacctgacccaagccgggagtcccagcctcagcagtgctggctgtttgattaactgtgcatgtcggaagtcccgacgatcgtcgggagttccgaccgtcggaagtcccgacgtttgccgggagttccgacactgactttcacccgtggacttctgacccattgggaacagtattttatgctaacgtcggaagtcccaggagatctgaacggttggattttcacttagagtataaatactcctctcttcacttctaaccgttacggactcatttcatagtcgactcacttcgtgctgaacagctcccaagcagccaaagcacccctctccttccccctttgctccaatcttcgattcccttagtttttgagtaaaaggagagtggattaagtgagagcatcactttggaaagcttgagcacttgatttcttcatcaagccggttgtgtttgcatctattactcttggggctttgcccctagccggctaggcattgcccaagagcttccatcttatggaagagccttgggaagtttgtatcacccttcgatttcttagtggaaagctcaagtgacctttgtggtcgctttgagagaggcaaggaggtggaaaagactccgaccttagtggtcacctcaacaacaaggacgtaggagctcctttgtggggttgccaaacctcgagataaatccttgtgtcccgcgtgcttattgttgttgtgattgcttgagattacttgtatgtgtttgtctctttgtctccaaaatctccattttagggtttggactcgatctacggtttggaggctttacggcgtcaagggagtgatccaacatcttcaccaaaccactaggaagtgaggttgtaagtttatttattcgcaaagttaaatttggcactgcttttgtagttcacgtaggcgtcggaattGCTGATGTttgcgccggaacttctgacaacgtcaggAGTTCcaacccaaacgtcgggactttcgacagtggctgacagatttgaacttagcatttgtagtaaatttttagatacgcctattcaccccccctctaggcattgttagatcctttcaattggtatcagagcaaggtcttctctttgcgtttcaccacgtgagaagaaacaatgtcggagaccgacaagatgcaagccgttgccgtcgaaatggccaagaaaatagctgaagagttgatgagtactcaagtcaagctatttcaagatgaaatgaaaaagatgcaagatgagatgagcaagttgaaggaagaattgagcaagaaggttgatgatgcaataagtggcaagaatgatattagtgacaagaatgaagtaaacaaagatgccgctagtgatattggagccggtgagcatgctcatggaaaaggagtatattcacacatgagttttgactatggacaaataATGAagggttcaacactacatactccgtccgtcaatattggcaagccacctcactttgatggaacaagatacaccgattggtcttacaagatgaagatgcatctaatagccgcaagactatgggaagttgtggatgttggtgtgatgattcctatcgatgaagatagagagataactccggaagaagtgcacaacctccatcaaaatgcacaagctgtagcattgcttgtgtcaagcctagctccggatgagtttagaaaagtgaatggaatggaaagtgcaaagcaaatttgggatactttgaaagtatcatttgaaggagataaaagtgtaagaaaaggcaacatagagttacttcatagtgaattggaaagatttgtattcttgcaaaatgaaacaacacaatccatgtttgataggctcatggcattggtcaaccgcataagagctcttggtagcaacgaatgggatgacaacaaagttgctagaaagatgttgagaacctatagagccaagaacaacatgctagcgtccgtgatcatggaaaggcccggttatgatgagatgacacctcaagaagttctttcaaagctcaagcatcatgagtgtctagatgaagatgcaatcaatgctcacaatcaaaatcctaatgcaatgggattcaacaagagtgccgcccttaaagcaactcaacaacatgaaggtcaagtttcaagtcaagaaaagaagaagaaagtgaaggatgattcctcaagtggagaagaagattctgatacggaggttgcatttgtgattagaaatcttagaaagtttatgaagaagaaaagcaaccgtaagacctatggtgatggtaagagaaggttcaaaaagagattttgctatggatgtggtcaagttggtcacttcatagctgattgtcctaatgagaaaaagaagcacaagcatgacaaggatgaagataagaagaacaaaggcaagaagagaggtgaagctcatcttgggaaagaatgggagtcaagtgatagtaactcaagtgatgatgagaagaagaagaagggagccgcaaacatcaccatccaccactcttcttcaccaaccatgatcttccccgactcaacttcaccaccaaagctcttctccaacctaccttcatcaccgaggctcttctccaacctcatcgacaatgactactataccccaacttgtctcatggcaaaaggggagaaggtacatactacacccgtttcctctagtgatgagtatgatagttgtgatgataacatagaagaaattaaagcaaacatgataaagaaatttggtaaaaagaccttcactaaaataaaaatgctaataaaGAAACTAGAAAAGAGGaatagatgcttagagttgcaaggagatataattactcaagagagagagaaaaaccttacacttgaagcatctatcgccgaggaaaagatgaaggttgagaaattaaccattgaattgtctttagctaatgactcaattgggaaattgactaaggaacattcctcggttaacgattaaatagctagccttaagaatgaaaagagtatagctcaagaaagcctcacaagcttgaaagaaaaatatcaaaatcttgagctaaactatagtactctttgggctagcacttcaacttctcctaaggcaaccgaagtctctaatgtctccactagtgatggttgtaaaagatgctataaaattgatgtaaatgcatatgcaactaaccttgttgagttagagaagaaaaacaaggagattcataggttggagatgatattgaagaatgggtgtaagtgtcaagagcaatctaacaagactatatacaagtcatcaaggcacccatcaatcaaggaaggcattggctacaataggtatgatggaaaggcaaatggaaggaatataataaatggtgtgccttgtgtgaagttcaacaagggcgttgctcttgatgagcttatatgcaaggcaaacaacaaggtatacattccaaagatccaacctacaaatatcaagacaatcaagacaaagcaatccgatgtcctcaagccacaagcaccacttccatggtgctatgctagtgactacatgtgttgttggggcaaggatggcaagattgtggttaagtatgttggtgcccaaaagagaaaggaaattatgaggagtgtttgggtgcccaagttttatgtgactaaccctctaggacccaaatctctttgggtacctaaaacaaaagcttaatttgtttttttgtaggaatattcctccgatggaacaagttgggtgttggatagtggatgcaccaatcatatgaccggagagaaggacatgttcacattattccaaccaagtcatgatcaaagtggaaatattgtgtttggtgacaatggaaaaggtgaagtactcggtttgggtaaaattgtaatatcaaatgataattccatttccaatgtcttacttgtgaattcgttgagatacaatttgttatcTGTtttacaactttgtgagatgagttacaattgtctctttacggataagggtgtggaagtctatagaagggaggattcctgtAATACCCTAAAATTTTGCACTTTTGAAAATACAGTTAAAATAATAGTTATcggtttttgtgctcatgaaatataggaaaagtaatatttttttaattaaaattcatcataggagtagcaacatgcgggattgtgcattcatgctggttgcatttggtgtttatgagtgcaaatggttttgaaatatgatagagcgatgtttctttctctcctttccgaccttttctggaattaaattcctttttccttgggcttaatatttttccttgatctttgcaacaatcttttcgtgagctctaaaaactttatttgggttcattatGTTCAAAAGTGTCTTCGAGAATTTTCCTAGAATTTTTGGAGccatcggagtatttttcgtgggctaaaaatcaattttggacttttctggaattattttaatCCCGGAATTAATTAaatccgaaaataataaaatatctcgTTTTTCCACCGACCTCAAAACCCTacactatatatatgccggcgtagccctcgatgCCAGGATTCtagaagtacagcccgtttttcgagccgccactcgtagccccgcagatcggacgccgaagttctccacagctaggtttccggcgaaccttcggcgagcttttccggccacctcGGACGTCTCCGGCAAAAACCATCACCACCACGAGGTAGATCTCATCGTTCTCTACGCCGTCTTGTCATCCTTTTCGCAAATCCGTGCCCGTTCGTCGTTTCCCTAACCTCTCTTTTTCTTCTCCGGCAAGGAACCACCATGGCTGACGGAGGTTCTTCGTTTTTCGTTGATCCGCGTTGCAGCACCGTCTCCGGAACTTAGCCGCACCCCTGTGCTACCTGCCATCCGCCTAGACCGGCTGCGCTCACCCCAGCCCGGTCACCTCCTCGCGGCCCCTCTCCGAGCAGGCCACCGACGCCGTGCTGGTGCCGCTCGGGCTTGCCGTGTAGGCAACCGCGGCACCCGCGGGCCACCACCGCGGGAAGGAGCCACGGCGCCGCCGTCCAGCAGGCCCCGTGGCCGAGGTCCCTGCCCTACTGCCAGCCATCCTCGACTTCCCCTCCGCGAGCAACAGCAGCACCTTCCATGGTCATTGAATGTCTGTGTACATACAAACAGACAGGAAGAAGATGAGAGAGCAAGGTAGATGATGCaataattacagttttgccacccaACATGTTTAGCCGCAGTTTAATCGTCTTAACTCCGTTTCGAGCGATTCTAGttgcgttagctttgtaattttGTGCTCTACGCAGTAGCAGTAAAGTTTGTCATGTCAGTTAATTATGAATTTATTAATCTAATACTAATTACATTAATAATTAGTTAGTGGTTTTCCAATTAAAAACAATCAGTTTAATTTCGTTCTTGTTCTTTTACGATCGTGCTGATCATGAGGTACACATTAGTAGGAAAATTTATCATGTTTCACATCTTTGAATTTTATaagtaaatattaatttgatttgtgcttatgcaattgagtttctaattaaaagtaacaTAGGCATATACTTCGGTCATTTATAAATTATTGTAAATCTAATTAATGTTACCCTTAATCTCTCTTGATTTATAAGTGATTTAGTTTAATCCTGAAACATAAGTGCTTTCGTTTAGTTATTATATGTTCTTTATCTTTTCGTGttaaatgtttaaatgacttaaAGCATATGTATAATCCTtcataattataaaatatgactTATGCCAGCATTAATGTctttttaattatgacttgcttagatcaattatgagacataatataaatgctctattagttgctctcacatgttttatatttctaaagtaaagtttaaatactttatataatatgagatatgttgattaataaaagatgattaattagtgacataaacatgtatgtctttaaattgtaatttgccaagtttaaatgtgacatatatactttgaatatatatagtctcatttgttattatatttcaatttaatttgcataaatgatatcaagatatttataattaagatatgattaatttatcttagttttctaaatctaataactcaagtataaaatgacttaactcaattttagatattcccctgagatatcttatacacgttttatgatcattaaaatagataaagcatatagttttctttccaatGCAAATCCTTtgatagatgtttctgttttaccgtagctccgattagtgtgtctttcgcgtgtgtgtgatcgtagcaatgcgtagattagatttcgaatctttttcattgattggtgtattgttctaatctagtatgttcgctatgcatgcttgttcggatgcttgtgtggtgcttttcggtcttgtccagtcgatgagttttgcgttggtaatctataagaagttggagatcaagaagaagaagaaaaaaaacgttgaagattaaagcttaccgaaggatcggtgtttaaggcaagtatagcttgggttttctttctgtgaccatgatcttgggcttgtttaatgaaatgtgatataaacataaatgatgaatattatcctttggcaaaagctaggacttatagtacagctgtgagggctatatgactctggctctagttgcttgagaaacccttttctagctggttagaggtctgcgagttgggtataggacagcctctatcctgttgagcctagctttggaagcggcctttttactttatttttggaaggggggttcctatatctgatgaccctgcggccctggccggttagacgagctcttgggtggctttatatggtttccgatgttttggaccttgcaaacccatacatttggaaataatgactcacagtgaaagtgtacaacctctgcagagtgtaaaactgttataatagccgtgcccacggatacgggcggcccggaaaactgagggaattgttgtatgttcatttaaattatttatgtgcaattcattattcaattacacttgatcatgtggttatggaatacactaccttgttgctatatttgcggagttcgacatggactcactcttgcaatttcccctACACCTCAGGCTTGATATCAGTTTGCtagagtctgaaggagttaggcttgtgatcaaccagtcagttggatccagtggagtgaagtctaCACCCAGAGATTGGAGTTGCCTACTCAATGATTGTTTCTAAGGTTAATTCTTTTTACTAagtacgctatgtatttaagcgttGTTATTTGATATCGCCCCTcaattgtagctatatgtgagatttgattctaaaaactcacatatggtgtgcatcaggttttgtccttaaaactgggtgttacaagtggtatcagagcaatgctgactataggacgtaagcctagtagaagctggtcgttctaaggtttacaaGTTACAGCAAAAATCCTTATTCTATAAACCTTGATATTTTTCCCTACTACATTCTTACCCTTGATATTCGTCCCCTCCTTGATGCTTCTTTAAAAGTTTTTTTGTTCCCATCTACTCCttgctttgatatgcttttagaatcttGTCTTACCACCTTCTCGCGCAATTTGAAGTTAAGCTATAGGATCTTTACCCATAATATTAAGAAGACGATAGCATCGCAAGTttaagtcaatgattgaattgtgcaccctAATTGCTTGTTGGCTTATCATTATGATTAtgttttgttttgaatctttgtaatgagtgcaatgattttgtgggattttccacaaattcatttagtttataggcataagacataaggattaatgaatagatagttgggttttggttttctcCTGTTTTCCTATCCTATCTTTCTGGAGCAACCTATCATCTTTGGTTTATATCTCTGTTTTCGGGCAATCAAAAATCATGGTAAACTTTTAGAGAATACTAGACTTCAACATGTTTCTCTGACctcaagaatcaccctgatagctattaTGGTTATGAAGTTATGAAAATCTAAGAGGATGTATCTATGCTGTCAGAAATCTAGAGCAGTCTGTGGTCTTCTGGTCAGAACACAATTTTGGCTCATGCAAAGTCTATGAAATATTTCTGGGAACAACTAGACTTATGTACCTTTCAtgtgcctctggaatcacccccataGCTAATATATTTTGGGAGATATAAACATCACAAGCCgaagtttctgtgcagtctgtAATCtgggacagtttctgttgtgtgctgtttttgaccaaattaactgccgaatctggaaaagtgttctaaaaTAAAGTTGTGGAAGATTTCATAAGGTTTCCAACGGTATAAAGTACAACTTTATTGGATTTACATAACAAAAGTTATACCAGTTTTACTACGCTGCTGTTTTTAAGCTCGCGAGGAACTGCAGGTTCTGGTTTTTGCCAATGCACATGAGTCACTTCAGGATAATAGGACGACATGATGATAACTATCTCATTtagaagaagatgcaagctattCTTTGGTGCCCCTAGTTGATGTGTTCTTAAGGGGGATAGCCAAGGCATAAAGGAATCACAAGATGGAGGTCTCATATAATCTAGAGCTTCACTTGGAAGTATCGGTTATTCCTACGGTTGAGGAATCACTATCAGACACAAGGATCTTTGTTCAAGATTGTTAACAGGTTGGATCATCTACAAGGAGctcaaatattttgtcaagatTGGTCTTCGCTTCAAGCTATCATCACTTGGGAGTTCAATCTTCAACTCAGGACAAGTTGGCACTGATGGCATACGAAAATATGATGATTGGACTCCTCTACAGTTGGTTCTTTGGCAACTTAAGTGAGTTTAGTTTGGATGGAGTTCTCTTTTTGGTTGTGGGATGTCTCTAATGATAGAATTATACGGATAATCGCTCAAGAGAGATGTGTTGAGCTGGAACCCACTTAAGTATGCAAGAGGGATTCAGAGTTCCTCGGAATGGTAAGATTCTATCACACGTTCATTAGAGGTATTATAGTGTTGAACACaagagtttcttttataaagTGGTTGGCAAGGATATGGATGTGCTCTATGTAAGAAAAGCAGTGAATTATGCATCAAGTCAACTATGGAGGCTTGAGATGGACTATTTGACATATgagatctggagttatccattatggagcataGTGGTATTATTTGCTTGGACATGaagagtgatatctacgtgaaccataagaatctaagggacattttcagtaagttggtttgagattgtgaCATCAGTGTTGGGTTCAATTAACTAAATGTTTTTGGTTTAGAAGTATGTGTTATCTTTAGAAGAAATAAAAGTCATTGCCAATGCCGTTAGCAAATTGGAAGagctatgctaagaagattgaACGACACCATGGATTAAGTTTTGTGTTTAAGAGTCACAACTCAACCTGAGCATATATATAGTTAATAGTGTTTTGAAGTTGGAATCTATTTTGGACCAAGAGAGAGTAATACATGAGGATCAATTGGAATATGGATGTATGAAGAAGTCGATTTGATATCTTGGACTAAAAAAAAATCTAGCAAGACATGTTGAGAAGTATTGTGTTACATTTTGGAATTAGTGAGGACAAGAGTTTGTCACCCAATGGATTCCAAAGTGGTCTTTGTGAGAAGCATATGGAGTGTCAGTGTGAAGAATAAGCTAGCACCCAGCTGCAACAGTTCATTGAGGTTgttaaaaaggaaaagagaagaggCCTAACAATTGGAAGAGTACCAGAGAGTTGGTTGGTGGATACTTGAGAGTTAATTAGAGGGCCTATCAACATCTTGGGGATCAACGAGTGTGCTATTTGGAGTAAAAGTTAACAGGTGTGCAAAGTCAAGAGGAATCTTTGTCAAGATGGTGGAACTACTCGAGAAAGTGGAGAAGATCCAATGATAGTGTGCATtccagtgtcttgatcatcatcttccgaatctcgaggatgagattcattttaagggggtagaattgtaatacCCTAAAATTTTGCACTTTTGAAAATACAGTTAAAATAATAGTTATcggtttttgtgctcatgaaatataggaaaagtaatattttttttaattaaaattcatcataggagtagcaacatgcgggattgtgcattcatgctggttgcatttggtgttgatgagtgcaaatggttttgaaatatgatagagcgatgtttctttctctcctttccgaccttttctggaattaaattcctttttccttgggcttaatatttttccttgatctttgcaacaatcttttcatgagctctaaaaactttatttgggttcattatGTTCAAAAGTGTCTTCGAGAATTTTCCTAGAATTTTTGGAGccatcggagtatttttcgtgggctaaaaatcaattctgga
Above is a genomic segment from Miscanthus floridulus cultivar M001 chromosome 3, ASM1932011v1, whole genome shotgun sequence containing:
- the LOC136541834 gene encoding uncharacterized protein — protein: MSETDKMQAVAVEMAKKIAEELMSTQVKLFQDEMKKMQDEMSKLKEELSKKVDDAISGKNDISDKNEVNKDAASDIGAGEHAHGKGVYSHMSFDYGQIMKGSTLHTPSVNIGKPPHFDGTRYTDWSYKMKMHLIAARLWEVVDVGVMIPIDEDREITPEEVHNLHQNAQAVALLVSSLAPDEFRKVNGMESAKQIWDTLKVSFEGDKSVRKGNIELLHSELERFVFLQNETTQSMFDRLMALVNRIRALGSNEWDDNKVARKMLRTYRAKNNMLASVIMERPGYDEMTPQEVLSKLKHHECLDEDAINAHNQNPNAMGFNKSAALKATQQHEGQVSSQEKKKKVKDDSSSGEEDSDTEVAFVIRNLRKFMKKKSNRKTYGDGKRRFKKRFCYGCGQVGHFIADCPNEKKKHKHDKDEDKKNKGKKRGEAHLGKEWESSDSNSSDDEKKKKGAANITIHHSSSPTMIFPDSTSPPKLFSNLPSSPRLFSNLIDNDYYTPTCLMAKGEKVWVSIKMITP